In Thioclava sp. GXIMD2076, one DNA window encodes the following:
- a CDS encoding glycosyltransferase family 8 protein → MTIKVNANRPATHRKAIIFCCDNGYLPYAALAAEQILHSTPTHDFDICIAFNERPVTIPESLAHLGIRLLKVDIGTMFEGLRLDAGKSHDVYLRLALPQALADDYDRILYMDSDIYVQGGDFSALMATDLGDRPLGAVRDNIQWRSPGRRATQFKRLGLPAAPYFNAGVLLMDVANYIASGLLEACLDLGRREAPRMIRHDQNLYNSVLQGNWAELSPFWNWQYSWAARFFCDVQGPNVIHFIGNSKPWKDKDGQFPPRFRQHYSRFIRTHFPEHGDCHIPEAQLPPDGARMRKMLIKHLLSSKAIARYLARFPTDLTVIK, encoded by the coding sequence GTGACAATAAAGGTAAACGCCAACCGGCCCGCAACCCATCGCAAAGCCATCATCTTCTGCTGTGACAATGGCTATCTGCCTTACGCGGCGCTCGCGGCAGAGCAGATCCTGCACTCGACGCCGACCCATGATTTCGATATCTGCATCGCCTTCAACGAGCGTCCCGTCACCATCCCCGAGAGCCTTGCACATTTGGGCATCCGTTTGCTGAAGGTCGATATCGGCACGATGTTCGAGGGACTCCGGCTGGACGCGGGCAAAAGCCATGACGTCTATCTGCGCCTCGCACTGCCGCAGGCGCTGGCCGACGACTATGACCGCATCCTCTATATGGATTCCGATATCTATGTGCAGGGCGGGGATTTCTCGGCGCTGATGGCGACCGATCTGGGCGACCGGCCTCTGGGGGCCGTGCGCGACAATATCCAGTGGCGCAGCCCGGGTCGCCGCGCGACCCAGTTCAAGCGGCTCGGCCTGCCGGCTGCGCCCTATTTCAACGCCGGTGTCCTATTGATGGATGTGGCCAACTATATCGCGAGCGGGCTTCTGGAGGCCTGTCTGGATCTGGGGCGCCGCGAAGCCCCGCGGATGATCCGCCACGACCAGAACCTTTATAATTCGGTGCTACAGGGCAACTGGGCCGAACTCAGCCCGTTCTGGAACTGGCAATATAGCTGGGCGGCGCGGTTCTTCTGCGATGTGCAGGGGCCGAATGTCATCCATTTCATCGGAAATTCCAAACCGTGGAAGGACAAGGACGGGCAATTCCCGCCCCGCTTCCGCCAGCATTACAGCCGCTTCATCCGCACCCATTTCCCCGAGCATGGCGATTGCCACATCCCCGAGGCGCAGCTGCCCCCTGATGGTGCGCGCATGCGCAAGATGCTGATCAAGCATCTTCTCTCCTCGAAGGCGATCGCCCGCTATCTTGCCCGCTTCCCCACCGATCTGACGGTGATCAAATGA
- a CDS encoding transposase, whose product MKDDEKMTEKTSLRRAARPSYPADTRARAVQDVLAIQNDHPSLWAAVSEVASRVGCAPKTLLEWVQESGLLETVDPVLLSNRKRLAAMSKADLELENQRLRAENDVLRRACLIFARGPAAGGF is encoded by the coding sequence GTGAAAGACGACGAAAAAATGACAGAAAAAACTTCGCTGCGGAGAGCGGCAAGACCTTCGTATCCGGCCGATACACGAGCACGTGCGGTCCAGGACGTACTGGCTATCCAGAATGATCACCCGTCCCTCTGGGCTGCCGTCTCCGAGGTGGCGTCGCGTGTGGGTTGCGCTCCCAAGACCCTGCTGGAGTGGGTTCAAGAAAGTGGTCTGTTAGAGACCGTTGATCCAGTGCTTCTGTCCAACCGGAAGCGCCTCGCTGCGATGTCGAAGGCCGATCTTGAGCTAGAGAACCAGCGACTGCGCGCCGAGAACGACGTGTTGCGACGGGCCTGCCTGATCTTCGCTCGCGGCCCGGCAGCGGGAGGGTTCTAA
- a CDS encoding TldD/PmbA family protein — MSGTDLSDLTARLLDAAKKAGAEAADAMAVDGTAVSIDVRQGALEQAERAEGVEIGLRVLIGGRQACVSASDISDRTIGDMAERAVTMARIAPEDPYAGLADPSQLARDWDLAVLELNDPTEDPSAQALEEDALRLEAAALGVEGITQVSAASASFTRQRVELAASNGFSGGYARSSRGLSGVAISGEGLKMERDYAGESRIFQSDLPSPEEVGRLAAERTVARQNPRRPKTGAYPVMIDERVSSSLISHLLSAVNGSSVARGSSWLRNAMGEQVLPEGMSLLEDPHRVRVQGSRPFDAEGLPTAKRVIVENGILKSWTLDLATARKLGLESTGNASRGLSSAPGPAAGNIALTQGTKSQSELLAEMGTGLLVTSFIGATINPNTGDYSRGASGFWVENGQIVYPVNECTIAGNLRDMLRGLVAANDARTHLSHVVPSLLVEGLTLAGE; from the coding sequence ATGTCTGGTACCGATCTTAGCGATCTGACAGCCCGGCTTCTGGACGCGGCCAAGAAGGCCGGTGCGGAAGCTGCGGATGCAATGGCGGTGGATGGCACGGCCGTGTCCATCGACGTGCGGCAGGGAGCTCTGGAACAGGCCGAGCGCGCCGAGGGCGTGGAGATCGGTCTGCGCGTGCTGATCGGCGGGCGTCAGGCCTGCGTGTCGGCCTCCGATATTTCCGACCGGACCATTGGTGATATGGCCGAGCGCGCCGTCACTATGGCCCGTATCGCGCCCGAAGATCCCTATGCAGGGCTTGCCGACCCCTCGCAGCTGGCGCGTGACTGGGATCTGGCGGTGCTCGAGCTGAACGATCCAACCGAAGACCCGAGCGCGCAGGCGCTGGAAGAGGATGCGCTGCGTCTGGAGGCTGCGGCCTTGGGCGTGGAAGGGATCACTCAGGTCTCGGCGGCTTCGGCCTCCTTCACCCGTCAGCGAGTCGAGCTGGCCGCGAGCAATGGCTTCTCGGGCGGCTATGCGCGCTCTTCGCGTGGGCTTTCGGGCGTGGCGATCTCGGGTGAGGGCCTGAAGATGGAGCGTGATTACGCAGGTGAAAGCCGCATCTTCCAATCCGATCTGCCGAGCCCTGAAGAGGTTGGCCGTCTGGCCGCAGAACGCACTGTGGCCCGCCAGAACCCGCGCCGTCCGAAAACCGGAGCCTATCCGGTAATGATCGACGAGCGGGTGTCGTCGAGCCTGATCTCGCATCTACTCTCGGCGGTAAACGGTTCCTCTGTGGCGCGCGGGTCGTCATGGTTGCGAAATGCGATGGGCGAGCAGGTCCTGCCCGAGGGGATGTCGCTTCTCGAGGACCCGCATCGCGTGCGTGTGCAGGGCTCGCGTCCGTTCGATGCAGAAGGTCTGCCGACCGCCAAGCGGGTGATCGTCGAGAACGGGATCCTGAAAAGCTGGACGCTGGATCTGGCGACCGCACGTAAACTGGGGCTGGAAAGCACCGGCAATGCCTCCCGCGGTCTGTCTTCGGCGCCGGGGCCGGCGGCGGGCAATATCGCCCTGACCCAAGGAACGAAATCCCAAAGCGAGCTTTTGGCCGAGATGGGCACCGGACTTCTGGTGACCTCGTTCATTGGCGCGACGATCAACCCCAATACGGGCGATTATTCGCGCGGGGCCAGCGGGTTCTGGGTCGAGAACGGGCAGATCGTCTATCCGGTGAATGAATGCACCATCGCGGGTAATTTGCGCGATATGCTGAGGGGGCTTGTGGCCGCGAATGACGCACGCACCCATCTGAGCCATGTGGTGCCGTCGCTTCTGGTCGAGGGGTTGACGCTTGCCGGTGAGTAA
- a CDS encoding 3'(2'),5'-bisphosphate nucleotidase CysQ: MQLLESVAREAGDLSLKYWKQSPEAWNKPADAGPVSEADLAVNDFLEARLRGARPDYGWLSEESVDSTERLENERVFIIDPIDGTRAFLNEDPGFGQAIAVVENGRVVAGVVHMPALALTYTATADGPALLNGTPIRPSNATRIRGATVLTSKFSDDPGIWLNGFPGYKRSLRPSMAWRLCLVAEGRFDATISMRKSWEWDVAAASLIAERAGVTVTNRLGEPFGFNRPECQEDGLVVAPPELHADFMAQLRN; the protein is encoded by the coding sequence TTGCAACTGTTGGAAAGTGTCGCCCGCGAGGCGGGGGATCTGTCGCTGAAATACTGGAAGCAGTCGCCCGAGGCGTGGAACAAGCCTGCCGATGCGGGCCCTGTCTCCGAGGCCGATCTGGCGGTGAACGACTTCCTCGAAGCGCGGTTGCGGGGCGCGCGGCCTGATTACGGCTGGCTTTCGGAAGAAAGCGTGGACAGCACCGAGCGGCTTGAAAACGAACGTGTTTTTATCATCGATCCGATTGATGGCACACGGGCATTCCTCAATGAGGATCCGGGCTTCGGACAGGCGATTGCGGTGGTCGAGAACGGGCGCGTGGTGGCGGGCGTGGTGCATATGCCGGCCCTTGCGCTGACCTATACCGCGACAGCCGATGGCCCCGCGCTTCTCAACGGGACGCCGATCCGGCCCAGCAACGCGACGCGGATCCGCGGCGCGACCGTGCTGACCTCGAAATTCAGCGATGATCCGGGGATCTGGCTGAACGGGTTCCCGGGCTACAAGCGCTCTTTGCGGCCGTCGATGGCATGGCGGCTCTGTCTGGTGGCCGAAGGCCGGTTCGATGCGACGATTTCCATGCGGAAATCCTGGGAATGGGACGTGGCCGCGGCCAGTCTGATTGCCGAGCGGGCAGGGGTCACCGTGACCAACCGTCTGGGCGAGCCCTTCGGGTTCAACCGCCCTGAATGTCAGGAAGACGGGCTGGTTGTTGCGCCGCCCGAGCTGCATGCGGATTTCATGGCACAGCTGCGGAACTGA
- a CDS encoding helix-turn-helix domain-containing protein: MTHVLTHRGLPEGMTRWDLYGLLVKAAKHFGLTDTTLKYLRFAISRTQDQDYAAGRICALWPSVSETASQLEADPRQIARAEARLAELGFIVKSSAARCRRYGVRSENVIRYAFGINLAPLVDRAREIEAAARKTCFEKEEAKRLRLHIHKLLERIRTSGDASAEEAAEVILPSRRPSRIWRYARLKEIADALEALIETFAEASVAVEMSDRCDADVAPREGRKTNSKRCSSGEPEPRLTPAQFCILASPSFEDAVRQYAPPDAPPDWRTIPAAAKDWAQVRGIPVGLWQRQVDCLGPEKAAICLLVADRNAERVGSVHQVDDLRRAFLGLARNTAARGSALHGLIGELQGLRRQLHDRATMPDASGHVPRSGGEIAFHTAGEPPLRSRQRRLPEATGQVFSEMSEGAE, translated from the coding sequence ATGACGCACGTGTTGACACACCGCGGTCTGCCGGAAGGGATGACCCGATGGGACCTCTACGGTCTCTTGGTGAAGGCGGCGAAGCACTTCGGCCTGACCGATACGACGCTCAAGTACCTGCGCTTCGCGATCTCCCGGACGCAGGACCAGGATTATGCCGCAGGCAGGATCTGCGCCCTGTGGCCCTCGGTCTCGGAAACCGCATCGCAGCTGGAGGCGGACCCGCGCCAGATTGCCCGGGCCGAGGCGCGCTTAGCAGAGCTGGGCTTCATCGTGAAATCCAGTGCAGCACGATGCCGCCGATACGGCGTCAGGTCGGAAAACGTTATCCGCTACGCTTTCGGCATCAACCTCGCTCCGCTCGTGGATCGGGCCCGCGAGATTGAGGCAGCCGCGCGGAAGACTTGCTTCGAGAAGGAAGAGGCCAAGCGTCTGCGCCTTCATATCCACAAGCTCTTGGAGCGGATCCGAACCTCTGGGGACGCTTCCGCCGAAGAGGCCGCAGAAGTGATCCTGCCATCTCGGCGCCCCTCCCGCATCTGGCGCTATGCGCGGCTGAAGGAGATCGCCGATGCGCTGGAAGCATTGATCGAGACGTTCGCCGAAGCGTCTGTGGCAGTGGAAATGTCCGACCGGTGCGACGCGGATGTCGCACCCAGAGAAGGTAGAAAAACAAACTCAAAAAGATGTAGCAGCGGGGAGCCCGAACCCCGGCTGACCCCGGCGCAGTTCTGCATTCTCGCCAGCCCAAGCTTCGAAGATGCGGTTCGGCAGTACGCGCCCCCCGATGCCCCGCCGGATTGGCGCACGATCCCTGCCGCGGCAAAAGATTGGGCGCAGGTACGAGGTATCCCAGTTGGTCTCTGGCAGCGCCAGGTCGACTGCCTCGGTCCGGAGAAAGCGGCCATCTGTCTTCTAGTCGCAGATCGAAATGCAGAGCGGGTCGGCAGTGTGCATCAGGTCGATGACCTTCGCCGCGCGTTCTTGGGCTTGGCGCGCAACACCGCTGCGCGTGGTTCCGCACTTCACGGTTTGATCGGAGAGCTCCAAGGTTTGCGGCGTCAATTGCACGACCGCGCCACCATGCCCGACGCTTCAGGTCATGTGCCGCGGAGTGGTGGTGAGATCGCCTTCCACACGGCAGGCGAGCCACCGCTTCGCAGCCGCCAGCGGCGGCTCCCAGAGGCAACGGGGCAGGTCTTCAGCGAAATGTCAGAGGGGGCCGAGTGA
- a CDS encoding LacI family DNA-binding transcriptional regulator has protein sequence MPVTRTPNDTRRPLTLRDVSEASGVSEMTVSRVLRNRGDVSASTRARVLEAAKSLGYVPNKIAGALASQRVNLVGVIIPSLGNLVFPEVLAGISDGLEGSGLQPVVGVTDYSPEKEESVLYEMLSWRPSGVIIAGLEHSEAAQAMLENAGIPVVEIMDADGEGVDSVVGISHRRAGLQMAEAIVAAGYKKIGFLGSKMPEDHRARKRFEGFKEGLAAVGLTISDEEFYGGGSALAKGREMTQAILTRSPDLDFLYYSNDMIGAGGMLWCLDNGYDVPGQIGMAGFNGLRLLDGFSRRLATMDSCRREIGLKAAEIIAGVPHSGMIGGEKIVLEPVLQPGDTIRKA, from the coding sequence ATGCCCGTGACCAGAACGCCCAATGATACGCGACGCCCGCTGACCCTGCGCGATGTGTCCGAAGCCTCCGGCGTGTCCGAGATGACGGTCAGCCGTGTGCTGCGCAATCGTGGCGATGTCTCGGCCAGCACGCGGGCGCGGGTTCTGGAGGCGGCCAAGAGCCTTGGCTATGTGCCCAACAAGATCGCGGGGGCGCTTGCCTCGCAGCGGGTCAATCTTGTGGGGGTGATCATCCCGTCCCTCGGCAATCTCGTTTTCCCCGAGGTGCTTGCGGGGATTTCCGACGGGCTCGAGGGCAGCGGCCTGCAACCTGTTGTGGGCGTGACCGATTATTCGCCCGAGAAAGAGGAAAGCGTTCTTTACGAGATGCTGTCTTGGCGCCCGTCAGGTGTGATCATCGCGGGGCTCGAGCATAGCGAGGCGGCACAGGCGATGCTGGAAAACGCCGGCATTCCGGTGGTCGAGATCATGGATGCCGATGGCGAGGGCGTTGATTCCGTTGTGGGGATCTCGCATCGCCGCGCAGGGCTGCAGATGGCCGAGGCGATCGTTGCGGCAGGCTACAAGAAGATCGGCTTCCTTGGCTCCAAGATGCCCGAGGACCACCGCGCACGGAAGCGTTTCGAAGGCTTCAAGGAAGGGCTCGCCGCGGTGGGGCTCACGATCTCGGATGAGGAATTCTATGGCGGTGGCTCGGCGCTCGCCAAGGGGCGCGAGATGACCCAGGCCATCCTGACACGCTCGCCCGATCTCGATTTCCTCTATTACTCGAACGACATGATCGGGGCAGGCGGCATGCTCTGGTGCCTTGATAACGGCTATGACGTGCCGGGTCAAATCGGGATGGCGGGGTTCAACGGGTTGCGTCTTCTTGATGGATTCTCGCGCCGTCTGGCGACGATGGATTCCTGCCGCCGCGAGATCGGGCTGAAGGCGGCCGAGATCATTGCCGGCGTGCCACATAGCGGGATGATCGGCGGCGAGAAAATCGTGCTGGAGCCGGTGCTGCAGCCCGGCGATACGATCCGCAAAGCCTGA
- a CDS encoding DUF2125 domain-containing protein: MARITGVAVTATCLAMIGSAGFADVTAQDVWDNVQDLYRGMGFEVSARSVTPTEKGLTVSGITLARDNNVTDEVKTSNSFTVPQIEFIEIGDGRVRVDVSDQIKGVGKTVGGDGKDLVSSTTEFDLTGDDIVASGDPKNVHYQMGLEALTLGMRQTVHQPEADFPTDLTFGLTGVKGDYTVDLREGSQQTGSYHIDSASLNGKGTDPAGGSFTVSGGAQQIDSKMATAIPAGVKLEAVGAYGAPGVSSQLDSTTGPIKLDLETQSEDGDAKIHFAADHGSQTVSMMDGTARYHAVGDAIKMDVLAPNMPFEASFGLDHAEGGLSFPTTKGAALKPFGVDLALKGVTLDDQIWRMLDPQGKLPHDPAQLELKLSGHAKVNQDLFDENFGQLPVSPGELRDLNLDLLHLNAVGLDLTGNGAVTFDGGSAMPWPVGKVHLALSGAKGLMGKLTEMGLLPQDQAMFAQMILGLYARSTGDDAMETDLEFTQDGHILANGQTIQ, encoded by the coding sequence ATGGCTCGGATTACTGGGGTTGCGGTAACCGCGACCTGTCTGGCAATGATCGGCAGCGCCGGTTTCGCGGATGTGACGGCGCAGGATGTTTGGGACAATGTGCAGGATCTCTATCGCGGCATGGGCTTCGAGGTCTCTGCCCGATCCGTGACGCCGACCGAAAAGGGCCTGACGGTCTCCGGCATCACCCTTGCGCGCGATAATAACGTGACGGATGAGGTGAAAACCTCCAACAGCTTTACGGTTCCGCAGATCGAATTCATCGAGATCGGTGACGGGCGTGTGCGTGTGGATGTGTCCGACCAGATCAAGGGTGTGGGCAAAACCGTAGGCGGTGATGGCAAGGATCTCGTCAGCTCCACGACCGAGTTCGATCTGACGGGCGATGATATCGTGGCCTCTGGCGACCCGAAGAATGTGCATTACCAGATGGGGCTCGAGGCGTTGACGCTGGGGATGCGCCAGACCGTCCACCAGCCCGAGGCCGATTTTCCGACCGATCTGACCTTCGGGCTGACCGGTGTGAAGGGGGATTATACCGTCGACCTGCGCGAGGGCTCGCAGCAGACGGGCAGCTATCATATCGACAGCGCCTCGCTGAACGGCAAAGGCACCGATCCGGCCGGTGGCAGCTTCACCGTTTCGGGCGGGGCACAACAGATCGATAGCAAGATGGCAACGGCGATCCCTGCCGGTGTGAAACTCGAAGCCGTAGGGGCCTATGGCGCGCCCGGTGTGTCGAGCCAGCTCGATAGCACGACCGGCCCGATCAAACTCGATCTGGAGACCCAGTCCGAGGATGGCGATGCCAAGATCCATTTCGCGGCCGATCATGGCAGCCAGACTGTCAGCATGATGGATGGCACTGCTCGCTATCATGCCGTTGGTGACGCGATCAAAATGGATGTGCTGGCCCCCAATATGCCCTTCGAGGCATCCTTCGGGCTTGACCATGCGGAAGGCGGGCTGAGCTTCCCAACGACCAAAGGCGCTGCACTCAAGCCTTTCGGGGTGGATCTGGCCCTGAAAGGTGTGACGCTCGATGACCAGATCTGGCGGATGCTGGACCCGCAGGGCAAGCTGCCCCATGATCCGGCGCAGCTGGAGCTGAAGCTTTCGGGCCATGCCAAGGTCAATCAGGACCTCTTCGACGAGAATTTCGGCCAGCTGCCGGTCTCGCCGGGCGAATTGCGCGATCTCAATCTCGATCTGCTGCATCTCAATGCGGTGGGTCTCGACCTGACGGGCAATGGTGCGGTGACCTTCGATGGCGGTTCTGCAATGCCGTGGCCTGTGGGTAAGGTGCATCTGGCGCTGAGCGGGGCCAAGGGTCTGATGGGCAAACTGACCGAGATGGGGCTTCTACCGCAGGATCAGGCAATGTTTGCCCAGATGATTCTCGGGCTATATGCAAGATCAACCGGCGACGATGCGATGGAGACCGATCTGGAATTCACCCAAGACGGGCATATTCTGGCAAACGGCCAAACTATCCAGTAA
- the ahcY gene encoding adenosylhomocysteinase: MADYAIKDIALAPYGRKELDIAETEMPGLMACRSEFGASKPLKGARIVGSLHMTIQTAVLIETLVALGADVRWASCNIFSTQDHAAAAIAESGVPVFAVKGQSLEEHWDYLDRSFQFPEGANMILDDGGDATLYVLLGARAEAGEDIIPVPQSEEEAVIKAQIKKRMEQSPGWFTKTRDAIKGVSEETTTGVHRLYDLHKKGQLPFPAINVNDSVTKSKFDNKYGCKESLVDGIRRATDVMMAGKVAVVCGYGDVGKGSAASLRGAGARVKVTEVDPICALQAAMDGFEVVLLEDVIADVDIVITTTGNKDIVRIEHMREMKDMAILGNIGHFDNEIQVAALKNHKWTNIKEQVDMIEMPSGNRIILLSEGRLLNLGNATGHPSFVMSASFTNQVLAQIELWTKGEDYQPGVYILPKALDEKVARLHLARIGVKLTELKPDQAEYIGVTVEGPYKPEHYRY; this comes from the coding sequence ATGGCTGATTATGCGATCAAGGACATCGCTCTGGCACCGTACGGGCGCAAAGAGCTGGACATTGCTGAAACCGAAATGCCGGGCCTGATGGCCTGCCGTAGCGAATTTGGCGCATCCAAGCCGCTCAAGGGCGCGCGTATCGTCGGGTCGCTCCATATGACCATTCAGACAGCCGTGCTGATCGAGACCCTTGTGGCTCTTGGCGCGGATGTCCGCTGGGCTTCGTGCAACATCTTCTCGACCCAAGATCACGCGGCAGCGGCCATTGCCGAGTCCGGTGTTCCGGTCTTTGCCGTCAAAGGCCAGTCGCTGGAAGAGCACTGGGATTATCTTGACCGCTCCTTCCAGTTCCCTGAAGGCGCCAATATGATCCTCGATGATGGTGGTGACGCGACGCTCTACGTTCTGCTTGGCGCGCGCGCCGAGGCGGGCGAGGACATCATTCCCGTGCCGCAATCGGAAGAGGAAGCCGTCATCAAGGCGCAGATCAAAAAGCGTATGGAGCAATCCCCGGGCTGGTTCACCAAGACCCGCGACGCGATCAAGGGTGTGTCGGAAGAGACCACTACCGGCGTGCACCGCCTCTATGATCTGCACAAGAAGGGCCAGCTTCCCTTCCCCGCGATCAATGTCAACGACTCCGTCACCAAGTCGAAATTCGACAATAAATACGGCTGTAAGGAATCGCTCGTGGACGGCATCCGCCGCGCGACCGATGTGATGATGGCGGGTAAGGTCGCTGTTGTCTGCGGTTATGGCGATGTGGGTAAAGGATCGGCAGCCTCGCTGCGTGGTGCAGGTGCCCGCGTGAAGGTGACCGAAGTCGACCCGATCTGCGCGCTTCAGGCCGCGATGGACGGGTTCGAGGTCGTGCTGCTGGAAGACGTGATCGCTGATGTGGATATCGTCATCACCACCACCGGCAACAAGGACATTGTCCGCATCGAGCATATGCGCGAGATGAAGGATATGGCGATCCTCGGCAATATCGGTCACTTCGATAACGAGATCCAGGTTGCGGCTCTGAAGAACCACAAATGGACCAATATCAAGGAACAGGTGGATATGATCGAGATGCCCTCGGGCAACCGTATCATCCTTCTGTCCGAAGGCCGCTTGCTGAACCTCGGGAACGCGACCGGTCACCCGTCCTTCGTGATGTCGGCCTCCTTCACCAACCAGGTTCTGGCGCAGATCGAGCTGTGGACAAAGGGCGAGGACTATCAGCCGGGCGTCTACATCCTGCCCAAGGCGCTCGACGAGAAGGTCGCCCGTCTGCATCTGGCGCGGATTGGCGTGAAGCTGACCGAACTGAAGCCCGATCAGGCCGAATATATCGGTGTAACGGTAGAGGGCCCCTATAAGCCCGAGCATTACCGTTACTGA